One genomic segment of Hordeum vulgare subsp. vulgare chromosome 2H, MorexV3_pseudomolecules_assembly, whole genome shotgun sequence includes these proteins:
- the LOC123429407 gene encoding galactinol synthase 2-like, giving the protein MAPMFKGIVEDAPKRAAYVTFLAGSGDYWKGVVGLAKGLRAVNSAYPLVVAVLPDVPEEHRQKLLQQGCVVREIVPVYPPESQTQFAMAYYVINYSKLRIWEFVEYERMVYLDADIQVYGNIDHLFDLDKGSFYAVMDCFCEKTWSHTPQYKIGYCQQCPDRVAWPERELGVPPPPLYFNAGMFVHEPSLATAKALLDRLVVTDPTPFAEQDFLNMFFRDVYKPIPPVYNLVLAMLWRHPENVELGKVKVVHYCAAGSKPWRFTGEEANMDREDIKMLVKKWWDIYNDESLEYTAGDETTDKFHTAFAEAGGVKYFRAPSAA; this is encoded by the exons ATGGCTCCCATGTTCAAGGGGATCGTGGAGGACGCGCCCAAGAGGGCGGCGTACGTGACCTTCCTCGCCGGCTCCGGCGACTACTGGAAGGGCGTCGTGGGCCTGGCCAAGGGCCTCCGCGCCGTCAACTCCGCCTACCCACTCGTGGTGGCCGTGCTCCCCGACGTCCCCGAGGAGCACCGCCAGAAGCTGCTCCAGCAAGGCTGCGTCGTCCGGGAGATCGTGCCCGTCTACCCGCCGGAGAGCCAGACCCAGTTCGCCATGGCCTACTACGTCATCAACTACTCCAAGCTCCGCATCTGGGAG TTCGTGGAGTACGAGAGGATGGTGTACCTGGACGCGGACATCCAGGTGTACGGCAACATCGACCACCTCTTCGACCTCGACAAGGGCAGCTTCTACGCCGTCATGGACTGCTTCTGCGAGAAGACGTGGAGCCACACCCCGCAGTACAAGATCGGCTACTGCCAGCAGTGCCCGGACCGGGTGGCGTGGCCGGAGCGCGAGCTGGGCGTGCCCCCGCCGCCGCTCTACTTCAACGCCGGCATGTTCGTGCACGAGCCCAGCCTCGCCACCGCCAAGGCACTCCTCGACAGGCTCGTCGTCACCGACCCTACCCCCTTCGCCGAGCAGGACTTCCTCAACATGTTCTTCAGGGACGTATACAAGCCCATCCCGCCCGTGTACAACCTCGTGCTGGCCATGCTCTGGAGGCACCCCGAGAACGTCGAGCTTGGCAAGGTCAAGGTCGTGCACTACTGCGCCGCG GGTTCGAAGCCATGGAGGTTCACCGGCGAGGAGGCGAACATGGACAGGGAGGACATCAAGATGCTTGTGAAGAAATGGTGGGATATCTACAACGACGAGagcctggagtacacggccggcgACGAGACCACCGACAAATTTCACACGGCCTTTGCTGAGGCCGGCGGCGTGAAGTACTTCCGGGCACCCTCGGCCGCGTAG